A region from the Lolium perenne isolate Kyuss_39 chromosome 4, Kyuss_2.0, whole genome shotgun sequence genome encodes:
- the LOC127346849 gene encoding uncharacterized protein: MEPERAVASGVKPGGGGLATTMTKVVVAVDASEESLHALSWALDHVVRHHPGASLVVVHAQHPADHFVYPVAAHGLAYIPPTAMETMKKTQEENSRKVVARALEVCAQRQVVAKAAVVEGDPKEAICQAVEEMHADLLVLGSRGLGMIKRALLGSVSDYLAHHASCPVLIVKPPKAHAKGTGNST; encoded by the exons ATGGAACCAGAGAGAGCGGTGGCGAGTGGCGTGAAGCCTGGTGGCGGAGGCCTTGCCACGACGATGACGAAGGTGGTGGTGGCCGTGGACGCGAGCGAGGAGAGCCTGCACGCGCTGTCGTGGGCGCTGGACCATGTCGTCCGGCACCACCCCGGCGCGTCGCTCGTCGTCGTCCACGCCCAGCACCCCGCGGACCACTTCGTCTACCCCGTCGCCGCCCACG GCCTGGCCTACATTCCGCCCACCGCGATGGAAACCATGAAGAAGACGCAGGAGGAGAACTCTCGGAAGGTGGTGGCCCGCGCGCTGGAGGTGTGCGCGCAGAGGCAGGTGGTGGCCaaggcggcggtggtggagggcGACCCGAAGGAGGCCATCTGCCAGGCAGTGGAGGAGATGCACGCCGACCTGCTCGTCCTCGGCAGCCGCGGCCTCGGCATGATCAAGAG GGCGTTGCTGGGCAGCGTGAGCGACTACCTCGCCCACCATGCGAGCTGCCCCGTTCTGATCGTGAAGCCCCCCAAAGCGCACGCCAAGGGAACCGGAAACTCTACCTAA